A portion of the Streptococcus sp. Marseille-Q6470 genome contains these proteins:
- a CDS encoding phosphate ABC transporter permease, translated as MLKWLKSTMAHLLGDKKEKFLQLPIINKLNNIANKKIDGDRQKLLKENAHQILKEFEEVNNQLGHKIWIEAGTLLGYVREGAILAHDIDMDFAMLNPEDASELDRINEFLAERNFVLNRKLVYKGDVKEISFSYNGLNVDIILFERVNEKVISTTMIWYGMNALNKPVDIEAFYYELPMEELEQVNFMDATAYVPTNPVDYLKGYYGEDYLIPNTNYDWRKNPIYVPVDTAEASVELT; from the coding sequence ATGTTAAAATGGCTAAAATCAACGATGGCTCATTTGTTAGGAGACAAAAAAGAGAAGTTTTTACAGCTACCAATCATTAATAAATTGAACAACATAGCTAATAAAAAAATTGATGGCGATCGTCAAAAGCTTTTAAAAGAGAATGCTCATCAAATTTTAAAAGAATTTGAAGAAGTGAACAATCAACTTGGTCATAAAATCTGGATTGAAGCGGGTACATTATTAGGATATGTGAGAGAAGGCGCTATTCTTGCTCATGATATTGATATGGATTTTGCAATGTTAAATCCAGAAGACGCTTCAGAATTAGATAGAATTAATGAGTTTTTAGCTGAAAGAAATTTTGTTTTAAATCGTAAGTTAGTCTATAAAGGTGATGTGAAGGAGATTTCATTCTCATATAACGGATTGAATGTAGATATTATTTTGTTTGAACGGGTGAATGAAAAAGTTATTTCTACTACGATGATTTGGTACGGAATGAATGCCTTAAATAAACCTGTAGATATTGAAGCTTTTTATTATGAACTTCCAATGGAAGAGTTGGAACAAGTAAACTTTATGGATGCAACAGCGTATGTTCCTACAAATCCAGTAGATTATCTAAAAGGTTATTACGGAGAGGATTATCTAATCCCTAACACTAATTATGATTGGAGAAAAAATCCAATCTACGTACCAGTAGATACTGCTGAAGCAAGTGTTGAATTGACTTAA
- a CDS encoding glycosyltransferase: protein MQEKISIIVPVYNVEAYLERCVESILKQTYTNFELLLINDGSTDTSGELCDKLALRDQRIRVIHKENGGLSAARNTGIDHASSDLIGFIDSDDYIDEDMYETLYRHLRESNADLSMCGHYDVFHQIPEEQVSEIQTWELSSEEAIKMVMEAKVLSVTAVNKLYKKELFNQLRFEVGKIAEDAFIMIRLLDQCQKVVATNEKKYYYVHRENSITTQKFSLKFLNVIEAYEQNAKIVSDKYPNLKYQADTRICWAYFYVLDRLLKDEEYKDEKLEIELIQYLKKNKRFILNNSLFNSKRKLSFMALLINKNLYKVILKRV from the coding sequence ATGCAAGAAAAAATTAGTATCATTGTTCCAGTCTATAATGTGGAAGCTTATTTGGAACGCTGTGTAGAGTCGATTTTAAAGCAGACTTATACCAATTTTGAATTGCTACTTATAAATGATGGTTCAACAGATACTAGTGGTGAACTATGTGATAAGCTAGCACTGAGAGACCAACGAATTCGTGTGATTCATAAAGAAAATGGTGGACTATCTGCAGCTAGAAATACTGGAATTGATCATGCTAGTTCGGATTTGATTGGCTTTATTGATAGTGATGATTATATTGACGAAGATATGTACGAAACACTCTATCGTCATTTGAGAGAGTCGAATGCAGATTTATCAATGTGTGGCCACTACGATGTCTTTCATCAGATTCCTGAAGAACAAGTTTCAGAGATTCAAACTTGGGAACTTTCTTCAGAAGAAGCCATAAAAATGGTCATGGAAGCTAAGGTATTGTCAGTGACAGCTGTTAATAAACTCTATAAAAAAGAGTTGTTTAACCAACTGAGATTTGAAGTTGGAAAAATTGCTGAAGACGCCTTTATTATGATTCGTTTATTGGATCAGTGTCAGAAGGTTGTTGCAACCAATGAGAAGAAGTATTATTATGTTCATCGCGAAAATAGTATTACTACACAAAAGTTCTCATTAAAATTTTTAAATGTGATTGAAGCTTATGAGCAAAATGCTAAAATCGTTTCTGATAAATATCCAAACTTGAAATATCAGGCAGATACACGTATCTGTTGGGCATATTTTTATGTTTTAGATAGATTACTTAAGGATGAGGAATATAAGGACGAGAAGTTGGAAATTGAACTCATTCAATATTTGAAGAAAAACAAGAGATTCATTTTAAATAATTCTTTATTTAACAGTAAAAGAAAGTTATCTTTCATGGCGCTGTTAATTAATAAGAATCTCTATAAAGTAATTCTTAAAAGAGTTTAG
- a CDS encoding phosphorylcholine transferase LicD, whose protein sequence is MSDLKAIQARSLEMAEYFVAFCKEHDLLCYLCGGGAIGALRNKGFIPWDDDLDFFMPRKDYEKLAELWPQYADERYFLSKSHKDYVDRNLFITIRDKETTCIKPYQQDLDLPHGLALDVLPLDYYPKNPVERKKQVRWALIYSLFCAQTIPEKHGALMKWGSTILLGLTPKSLRYRIWKKAEKEMTKYGLSESDGITELCSGPGYMKNKYPIQAFEDNIFLPFEGTEMPIPVGYDAYLSTAFGDYMTPPPADKQVPHHDAVIADMDKSYREYMGEYNARKN, encoded by the coding sequence ATGAGTGATTTAAAGGCAATTCAAGCCCGTAGCTTAGAAATGGCTGAATATTTTGTCGCCTTTTGTAAAGAACACGACTTGCTCTGCTATTTATGTGGGGGAGGAGCTATTGGAGCCTTACGAAATAAAGGCTTTATCCCTTGGGATGATGATTTGGACTTCTTTATGCCGCGAAAGGACTATGAAAAACTAGCAGAATTATGGCCTCAATATGCCGATGAGCGTTATTTCTTGTCAAAGAGTCACAAAGACTATGTGGACCGTAACCTCTTTATCACCATTCGAGATAAGGAAACAACTTGCATCAAACCCTATCAGCAGGATTTAGATCTTCCTCATGGCCTGGCTTTAGACGTTCTTCCCTTGGACTATTATCCTAAAAATCCAGTAGAGCGGAAAAAACAAGTTCGCTGGGCTTTGATTTATTCCCTATTTTGTGCACAAACCATCCCAGAAAAACATGGAGCTCTCATGAAGTGGGGTAGCACTATTTTGTTAGGATTGACACCAAAGTCACTTCGCTATCGCATCTGGAAAAAGGCCGAGAAAGAAATGACCAAGTATGGACTTTCTGAAAGTGATGGCATTACAGAATTATGTTCAGGGCCTGGCTACATGAAAAACAAATATCCAATCCAAGCCTTTGAAGACAATATTTTCTTGCCATTTGAAGGAACAGAAATGCCTATTCCTGTTGGTTATGATGCCTATCTTAGCACAGCTTTTGGTGATTACATGACGCCGCCTCCAGCTGATAAGCAAGTCCCTCACCACGATGCAGTCATAGCAGATATGGATAAGAGTTATAGAGAATATATGGGAGAATACAATGCAAGAAAAAATTAG
- a CDS encoding LCP family protein, translating into MTRENPLTHHERLRYDYLLKNIHYLNDKEKREFAFLQAKLDGQQEVRSVVQEEVENQEYTELNTGLPSYTNRSRASRRTSLPQPKAKIPKQKKPKKKRVFRFKRILAWLGMLLLCAALGMIFMFLKGFQSANPNSSNGSKDAKAAQVEVFNGQDTRDGVNILILGTDGRIGQNSAETRTDSIMVLNVSGKDKKLKLVSFMRDNLVYIDGYSQVINGQKQVDHKLNLAYELGEQEGKQGAEMVRKVLKDNFDLDIKYYALVDFQAFATAIDTLFPDGVTIDAQFSTLNGVPVTEATVGDDLHATETESPTQTIKAGTQQMNGSTLLNYARFRDDDEGDYGRTRRQQQVMTAVLQQIKDPTKLFTGSEALGKVFAMTSTNLPYTFLLTNGLSVLEGGQNGIERLTVPELGDWVDDYDVYGGQALRVDQKAYQNKLAQMGFR; encoded by the coding sequence ATGACTAGAGAGAATCCTTTGACACACCATGAAAGACTACGTTACGACTATCTATTAAAAAACATCCACTATCTAAATGATAAAGAAAAGCGAGAGTTTGCTTTTTTACAAGCTAAGCTGGATGGTCAACAAGAAGTGCGCTCCGTTGTCCAAGAAGAAGTAGAAAATCAAGAATACACTGAATTGAACACAGGTCTTCCGAGTTATACGAATCGCAGCCGTGCTAGTCGACGTACTAGTCTGCCTCAACCAAAAGCTAAGATTCCTAAGCAGAAGAAACCAAAGAAAAAAAGAGTTTTTCGATTTAAACGGATACTTGCTTGGCTAGGAATGCTGTTGCTTTGCGCAGCATTGGGAATGATTTTTATGTTCCTGAAAGGTTTCCAATCAGCCAATCCTAATAGTTCAAATGGATCAAAAGATGCCAAGGCTGCCCAAGTTGAAGTTTTCAATGGACAGGATACAAGAGACGGTGTCAATATTCTTATTTTAGGAACAGATGGTCGTATTGGACAGAATAGTGCAGAAACACGGACCGATTCTATTATGGTTCTTAATGTAAGTGGCAAAGATAAAAAGCTTAAACTTGTAAGCTTTATGCGTGATAATCTAGTTTACATTGATGGCTATAGCCAAGTCATCAATGGTCAGAAACAAGTTGACCACAAGTTGAATTTGGCTTACGAATTGGGTGAACAAGAAGGAAAACAAGGGGCTGAAATGGTGCGTAAGGTCCTTAAAGATAATTTTGACTTAGATATCAAATACTATGCCCTTGTAGATTTCCAAGCTTTTGCGACTGCCATTGACACGCTTTTCCCTGATGGAGTGACCATTGATGCTCAGTTTTCAACTCTAAATGGAGTTCCAGTTACAGAAGCGACAGTTGGTGATGACTTGCATGCGACAGAAACAGAATCACCAACACAAACTATTAAAGCCGGAACGCAACAAATGAATGGTTCTACTCTTCTCAACTATGCACGTTTCCGTGATGATGATGAAGGGGACTATGGCCGTACTCGTAGACAACAACAAGTCATGACAGCTGTCTTGCAGCAGATTAAGGATCCTACAAAACTATTCACAGGTTCAGAAGCACTTGGTAAAGTATTCGCCATGACATCTACAAACCTTCCTTATACCTTCTTATTGACCAACGGATTATCCGTACTTGAAGGAGGTCAGAACGGTATTGAGAGACTTACAGTACCGGAACTTGGAGACTGGGTAGATGACTATGATGTCTATGGAGGCCAAGCACTCCGAGTGGATCAAAAGGCTTATCAAAACAAGCTAGCCCAAATGGGATTTAGATAA
- the pheA gene encoding prephenate dehydratase, whose amino-acid sequence MKIAYLGPKGSFSHHVVQTAFPHEELEPFSNITDVIKAYEQGLVDYSVVPVENSIEGSVHETLDYLFHQARIQAVAEIVQPIHQQLMAVPGQFKIEKIFSHPQALAQGKKFIDEHFPDAQLEVTASTAYAARYVSEHPDQPFAAIAPKSSAEEYGLELIAQDIQEMEANFTRFWVLGLNLPQIPLSPGSEKMSLALTLPDNLPGALYKALSTFAWRGIDLTKIESRPLKTALGEYFFIIDVAYTDKELVHFAQKELETIGIQYKILGAYPIYTIQDKGKEKE is encoded by the coding sequence ATGAAAATTGCCTATCTAGGTCCCAAAGGATCTTTTTCGCACCATGTTGTGCAGACGGCTTTTCCACATGAGGAACTAGAGCCTTTTTCAAATATTACGGACGTTATCAAGGCCTATGAACAAGGTTTGGTAGACTATTCAGTAGTGCCAGTTGAAAATTCTATTGAAGGTAGTGTTCATGAGACCCTAGACTATCTTTTCCATCAGGCTCGCATTCAAGCTGTGGCAGAGATTGTTCAGCCAATCCATCAACAGCTGATGGCAGTACCAGGACAGTTTAAAATAGAGAAAATCTTTTCTCATCCGCAGGCATTAGCCCAAGGGAAGAAATTTATCGATGAACATTTTCCAGACGCTCAATTAGAAGTAACGGCAAGTACAGCCTATGCTGCGCGGTACGTTTCCGAACATCCAGATCAACCATTTGCAGCTATTGCTCCAAAAAGCTCTGCTGAAGAATATGGTTTAGAACTGATTGCTCAAGATATTCAGGAAATGGAAGCCAACTTCACTCGCTTTTGGGTTTTGGGGCTTAACTTACCACAAATCCCTTTGAGTCCAGGTTCTGAAAAGATGAGTCTAGCTTTGACCTTGCCGGATAATCTTCCAGGTGCATTATACAAAGCGCTTTCTACCTTTGCTTGGCGCGGAATTGATCTGACGAAGATTGAGAGTCGTCCCCTAAAAACTGCCTTGGGGGAATACTTTTTTATCATTGATGTCGCTTATACTGATAAAGAACTGGTCCATTTTGCTCAAAAAGAACTAGAAACGATTGGTATCCAGTATAAAATACTTGGAGCTTACCCTATCTATACCATACAGGATAAAGGAAAGGAGAAGGAATGA
- a CDS encoding shikimate kinase, translated as MAKVLLGFMGSGKTTIARKLDPDFVDMDALLEDRLGMPIARFFEEKGEAVFRQIEEEVLADLLKTNQVVSTGGGVVISQKNRDLLKKNPDNIYLKADFETLYQRISADKDNQRPLFLNNSKEDLAAIFNERQIWYEEVASQIVDVSRLSPEEIIEELK; from the coding sequence ATGGCTAAGGTTCTATTAGGATTTATGGGGTCAGGGAAAACGACTATTGCTAGAAAGCTGGATCCTGATTTTGTAGACATGGATGCTTTACTAGAAGACCGGCTAGGAATGCCGATTGCTCGTTTCTTTGAAGAAAAAGGAGAAGCAGTCTTCCGTCAGATAGAAGAAGAAGTTTTGGCTGACCTACTAAAAACGAACCAAGTCGTTTCTACTGGTGGTGGAGTGGTCATTTCTCAGAAAAATCGTGACTTACTCAAGAAAAATCCAGACAACATCTATCTTAAAGCAGATTTTGAGACCCTTTACCAGCGAATTTCAGCTGATAAGGACAATCAACGCCCCCTATTTCTAAACAATAGTAAGGAAGATTTGGCAGCGATTTTTAATGAAAGACAAATCTGGTATGAGGAAGTGGCTAGTCAGATTGTTGATGTATCAAGATTAAGCCCAGAGGAAATTATAGAGGAACTGAAATGA